The following proteins come from a genomic window of Triticum aestivum cultivar Chinese Spring chromosome 6A, IWGSC CS RefSeq v2.1, whole genome shotgun sequence:
- the LOC123128646 gene encoding dnaJ homolog subfamily B member 6, translating into MATGGDNGCGGGGAAAPGGGDLYAVLGLSKECSDADLKLAYRKLAMRWHPDRCSSSSGTKRMEEAKEKFQEIQGAYSVLSDANKRFLYDVGVYQEEEDSDDSMQGMGDFLGEMAHMMSQTRPARQESFEELQQLFVDMFQSDIDSGFCNGPAKGHHDPFQTFSTFPSSSPSPPPPLATEAEAASCNGINKRGSSAMGSGKPPRTGEAGAGYGQPEFCFGRSDAKQAPKARGGNTSRRRNGQKQKPSSKHDVSSEDEMLSPQQPRVV; encoded by the exons ATGGCCACCGGCGGCGACAACGGGTGCGGCGGCGGGGGggcggcggcgcccggcggcggcgACCTGTACGCCGTGCTGGGGCTCAGCAAGGAGTGCTCCGACGCCGACCTCAAGCTCGCCTACCGGAAGCTCGCCATG AGATGGCATCCGGACAGATGCTCGTCCTCCAGCGGGACCAAGCGCATGGAGGAGGCCAAGGAGAAGTTCCAGGAGATCCAGGGCGCCTATTCCG TCCTCTCCGATGCCAACAAGCGGTTCCTCTACGACGTAGGGGtgtaccaagaagaagaagacagcgACGACAGC ATGCAGGGGATGGGGGACTTCCTTGGTGAGATGGCCCATATGATGAGCCAGACACGGCCAGCG AGGCAGGAGAGCTTTGAGGAGCTGCAGCAGCTGTTTGTGGACATGTTCCAGTCTGACATTGACTCGGGATTTTGCAATGGACCTGCCAAGGGCCATCATGACCCGTTCCAAACATTCTCGACCTTCCCTTCCTCGTCGCCATCTCCACCACCTCCGCTAGCTACAGAGGCAGAAGCAGCCTCATGTAACGGCATTAACAAGCGTGGCTCATCAGCAATGGGCTCTGGGAAGCCTCCAAGAACTGGGGAAGCGGGTGCGGGTTACGGCCAGCCTGAGTTTTGTTTTGGG AGGAGCGACGCCAAGCAAGCGCCAAAGGCGCGAGGCGGGAACACCAGCAGGAGACGAAACGGGCAGAAGCAGAAGCCGTCTTCGAAGCACGATGTCTCGTCCGAGGACGAGATGCTGAGCCCGCAGCAGCCCAGAGTAGTATGA